In the genome of Nocardioides sp. NBC_00368, the window TGATGAGCGTGATCCCGGAGTCGTCGTAGACCGGCGACTTGAACTCGGCCAGCACGATCAGCGTGGGACCCGACTGGTTGAGCCGCGGGTCCATGCCGGAGGTCACCTTCACGCCGCGGGAGAGGGTGAGCCGGATGTGGACGTCGTCGCGCATGCCGTTGGCGGCCAGGCACTCGCGGATCGCCTGGGTCATGAACTCGTCGGACGGGATGTCGGAGAAGGCCATGGCCCGTGCCGAGCGCCGCAGCCGGAGGAGGTGCTCGGAGAGCTTGAAGATCCGTCCCCGGGTGAGTCGCAGGCCCTCCCAGACACCGTCGCCGCCCTGGGCCAGCGAGTCGAACGGCGAGATCCGCGCCTCCAGGCGGTGGGTGAGCTCGCCGTTGATCCAGACCTGGATGTCGTCGTTGCGGGGGTCGTATGTCTGCAGCATCAGTCAACTTTCATGACATAGGGGGCGAGGCGATCGTAGTAGGGCAGGCAGCGCTCCAGGAGCGGCGCCAGGCGTGGGGGCAGCGGATCGGCCGCGCCGGGGGAGGAGGCCGCGAAACCGGTCGACGCCCAGACGCCTGAGTACCAGTGCGGGGCCCACACCCCGTCGGAGTCGCGCCGGCCGGCCGGCCAGGACAGCATCGCCTCGTCGAACTCGATCCCCAATGCCTCGCACAGCCCGACGAGAGCCGCGCGCGGCGAGGCCAGGATCGAGGCGGCATCGACCACCGGCCCGCCGAACTCCTCGAAGAGTGCCACCTGCTGCGGCAGACCGAGATCCTCGAGCGTCGGCTCCTCACGGACCTTGGCGTACGAAGTCAGCACCCGCTCCGGGTCCCGCACCAGGAACGCGTGCGAGAGCCCGGCGAAGGCGCCGTGGTCCATCTCCGGAAGCAGGTGATGGGTCATGTGCTTCTGGTACTGCACCGCCGAGCCGACCGGACCGGAGGTGATCTCCTCGGCCACGACCCGCCAGTCGTTCGGCTGGGAGGCGAGCACCTCGTCACGTCCTGGATGGTCGAGGCCGGTCGCCGAGAGGTAGGCGGCGTAGAGCGGCTCGTCGAGGACCGTGCAGTCCGGCCGGTTCTCGAACGAGCGCATCAGCGCCGTGGATAGGTTCCTCGGGCCTGACCACATGGCGATCCGCACTGTCACGGCGCCACGCTAGCCGGATCAGGCCTGATCCGCGGGCTCCAGCGAGATCGAGATCGAGTTGATGCAGAACCGGTCGCCGGTCGGGGTCCCGTAGCCGTCGGGGAAGACGTGGCCGAGGTGGGAGCCGCAGTTGGCGCAGCGTACTTCCACGCGGTCCATACCGTGGGACTTGTCCTCGATGTACTCCACGGTGTCGCTGATCGGCTGGTAGAACGACGGCCAGCCGCAGCCGGAGTGGAACTTGGTGTCGGACTCGAACAGCTTGGCCTTGCAGGCCTTGCACGAGTAGACGCCCTTGATCTCGGTGTCGGTGTACTCACCGGTGAATGCCCGCTCGGTGCCCGCCTGGCGCAGCACCGCGTACTCCTCGGGCGTCAGCTCTGCCCGCCACTCCTCGTCGGACTTCTCCACGTTGTAACCCATGGTTGAAATGGTACGTCTGGGGTGGGAGCACAACTCCATTGTCAAAGTGGACTGATCTACTATACTTAAACCGTACGACGCTTCTGGAGGAGGCCACCATGACCGCACTCGCCACACAGCCCCTGCTGGACGCCATCCGCACCT includes:
- the msrB gene encoding peptide-methionine (R)-S-oxide reductase MsrB, with product MGYNVEKSDEEWRAELTPEEYAVLRQAGTERAFTGEYTDTEIKGVYSCKACKAKLFESDTKFHSGCGWPSFYQPISDTVEYIEDKSHGMDRVEVRCANCGSHLGHVFPDGYGTPTGDRFCINSISISLEPADQA
- a CDS encoding HAD family hydrolase encodes the protein MWSGPRNLSTALMRSFENRPDCTVLDEPLYAAYLSATGLDHPGRDEVLASQPNDWRVVAEEITSGPVGSAVQYQKHMTHHLLPEMDHGAFAGLSHAFLVRDPERVLTSYAKVREEPTLEDLGLPQQVALFEEFGGPVVDAASILASPRAALVGLCEALGIEFDEAMLSWPAGRRDSDGVWAPHWYSGVWASTGFAASSPGAADPLPPRLAPLLERCLPYYDRLAPYVMKVD